A stretch of the Nicotiana tabacum cultivar K326 chromosome 6, ASM71507v2, whole genome shotgun sequence genome encodes the following:
- the LOC107825599 gene encoding uncharacterized protein At1g28695-like, giving the protein MDLKNTNLKNLINEYYHYIVYTLVTLVLLSMLLLSSSGNYSSNFALFPMRNSVCQPSKTFNMKIYGDKLEEALAGAATKDKTVIIAIVNKAYVEGDKPMLDIFLDGFWLGKSTAKLIKHLLIVAMDQTSYRRCKFLGLHCYKLQTEGVDFVGEKLYMSEDFIKMMWRRTRFLGDVLKRGYNFIFTDTDVLWLRNPFPKLSHNKTIDLQMSTDNFNGNQWSEANLINTGFYMIRSNNKTIALFDAWYAKKDNSTGLKEQDVLQNLMHGGEFRKLGLKVRFLDTVYFSGFCQNSKDVRAVVTVHSNCCRRISAKMADLIAVIHDWKRFMSSPANETSKFQWTPHDHCRNSWKN; this is encoded by the exons ATGGATTTGAAGAATACGAATTTAAAAAAtctcatcaatgaatactatcattATATTGTGTATACACTTGTAACTTTAGTTTTATTATCTATGCTCCTCTTAAGCTCTTCCGGTAATTACAGCAGTAATTTTGCTTTATTTCCTATGCGAAACTCCGTTTGTCAACCTTCAAAAACA TTTAACATGAAAATATATGGAGATAAGCTAGAAGAAGCATTAGCGGGAGCTGCGACGAAGGACAAGACGGTAATTATTGCAATTGTAAATAAAGCATATGTGGAGGGAGATAAGCCGATGCTGGATATTTTTTTGGATGGTTTTTGGCTCGGAAAAAGCACTGcgaaattaatcaaacacttgTTGATCGTTGCGATGGATCAAACGTCGTATAGAAGGTGTAAGTTTTTGGGGCTCCATTGCTACAAGCTCCAAACGGAGGGTGTTGATTTCGTCGGAGAGAAATTGTATATGTCTGAAGATTTTATAAAGATGATGTGGCGAAGAACCCGGTTCTTAGGCGACGTTTTAAAACGTGGTTATAACTTCATATTCACG GACACTGATGTGTTATGGCTAAGAAATCCATTCCCAAAGTTGAGCCACAACAAAACCATAGACTTGCAGATGAGTACAGACAATTTCAACGGCAACCAATGGTCCGAGGCCAATCTCATTAACACAGGCTTTTACATGATCAGATCAAACAACAAAACCATAGCATTGTTTGATGCGTGGTACGCGAAGAAAGACAATTCTACTGGATTAAAAGAACAAGACGTTCTGCAAAACCTAATGCACGGAGGAGAATTTCGAAAGTTAGGGCTTAAAGTGAGGTTCTTAGACACTGTTTATTTCAGTGGGTTTTGCCAAAACAGTAAGGATGTTAGAGCCGTAGTGACTGTGCACTCCAACTGTTGCAGAAGAATTAGTGCTAAAATGGCTGATTTGATAGCAGTGATTCATGATTGGAAGAGGTTTATGAGCTCCCCTGCCAATGAAACATCCAAGTTTCAGTGGACGCCTCATGATCACTGTCGCAACTCGTGGAAAAATTAA